In the genome of Brachypodium distachyon strain Bd21 chromosome 3, Brachypodium_distachyon_v3.0, whole genome shotgun sequence, the window CATACTCCAAGAGGGCAGAAATGGACTCGGATCAATCAGCTCAAAGGTGGAAGGCGAAGGTGGCAGCGCTGGAGGCTCGCCTGACGGAGATCACCTCATTGAACAAATCAAAAGAGGAGGCACTCGTCTCCCTCACAAAGAGCTTCGATGACACCCATGCCCAACTCGTACAGCTCAGGGAAAAGATGGCATTGTCGGAAAGGGAAGCAGGCCAGTACAAGGAAGGATTCCTTGAGACAAATAGCCGCCTTGAAGTCGCAAAGAAGGAGGCTTCTGGACTGCAGGCTGTCATTGACAGCCTGAGGTCTGAACACGAGCTTCTGAATGAGGCACACAGGCAGGTCATCAACAACGAGAAGGCGGCGAGCGTGCAGTTCAGCATGCTCGCCGGCGACAAGGCGAGGCTTCAGCTAGAGCTTGATGGCGcaagggaggagaaggacaaggccaagaaggccgtcGAGGATCTAGCAGCAGCTCTACGTCAGGTGTCTTCAGAAGCTAGGGAAGCTAAGGAGAGGGTCCTGGCGAAACAGAGCGAACTGGAACACGTGCAGCTTCAGATGTCtgaactgaagaagatgatgaaggaTGCGGAAGATAAGTACCAGTTGGTGCATGATGAATCCAACTGCCTGAAGAAAATAGTTCAGAGGATGGAATCAGAGGCCAAGATTTTCCAGGATGATCATACGTCGAAGGAGGCTGGGTTTGCCGAAATGCTGAGGAggtcggaggaggaagcaAGCTCTGCCAGGTCAGAGATGAACAAGCTGATGGGGTCGCTTGCAGCTGCAGAGAAGCAAGTGGAGGAACTCAATGCAGAGAGAACCAAGCACATCCATGAAATGAAAGGAATTGATCAGAACACCATGGATGCAAGCTCAAGTGCACAACAGCCAGTGGTGGTGGACGAGAACTCGCGCCTCAAGGATCTGCTGTCCAGCAAGGAGAAGGAGGTGCTCGCGTTGGATAATCAAGTAACTGAACTGCGTCTTAGAGAGATGGCTGCGCTGGCGAAAGCCGAGGAGCTCTCCAAGTCACTGGCAGAGGCGACAGCGAGGAAAGCCGGGGAGGAAGAGGCAGCGAGGGGTGCCCAGAAGTCCAAGGCACTGCTCGCCAAGGATGCCAAGGACGACATGGCACAGCTGCAGAATAAGCTGAGGCTGGTCGAGTCCAAGATCACCGAGGCTAACCTGTCggcagaggaagagaagatTGGCAGCCTGAGGTTGAAGGAGACACTGgcagagaaggaagaggagctcCTCAGCATTGCACGGGAGAACGAAGGACTCCGGACGAAGGAAGCGGCTGCACGAGCCAAGGCCGATGACCTGGCTGCACTGCTCATTGAGGCCACCGCCATGAAAGGAGGAGATCAGCCAGCTACTCGGAGCACCGAGAAGCAGCCAAATGTATTCATGAAGATGATGTGCCCCCCAATGGACAACGTCGTGCGAGGCGATCACGAAGCTCGGAAGAACAGCGACAGGGCCGtccaggtgctcgaggagatcAAGCACGTGGAAATGGAGACAGTCAAGCAGGTGAAGCATGAAAGAGATGAAGATGTGTCAGTGGAGGCCAACTCTTTGGAGAACAGCAAGATCATAGAAGATGACCTGTCCAAAGAGATGAGGGCCGATGGTGTTGACGAGATCGAGTCCAGCGACGACGGCGATGACATCGAGTCACAGGGAGAAGAGGGAGCCGCAGATCAAATGGATGGGCTTCTGATGCATGGACCATCGTCATCTTTCAAGAAGGAGCAGCACatccagaagaagaagaagaaggcattgCTGAAGAAATTCGGAAGCATGCTGAGGAAGAAAGCTCACTTCACCAAGTTGAGAAATCACTCCTAGGCTCCTAATCCAAGTCCTATGGTGACTACTTAAAAAAACTCcattcttttccttttgattATTGATTGTCAACTACAGTACCATGGTAGTAGCAAGTGCAGGTGTGAACCATAAAAAGGAGACATGGCATGGGCAGCTGTGTCCACTATGCAGAGATAGAGAGAAGAAGCAACATGCATTGTATCCCTGTCATTTAGTTACTCTTTCTGGATTTTTGTACCTTGACAGCGCATTCAGAATTC includes:
- the LOC100823994 gene encoding putative WEB family protein At1g65010, chloroplastic; this translates as MLAFKPSRASQSEAPNHREPPNTNSSSNSNSSSNYSRAHALAPRVSRLVKPAATGSSKQSAEPRAPSPLHNAARTAAPVSIDATPKPSPIERRSFKASPHRTTTVADKQPRMLKASELQAQLNIVQEDLRSAREHLASIDRDRAQVHGDLALTKSLADEAYRKLEDSLAAQRRAEEALELERFKSVEREQAAIELAWRKEDEWLRKHGDATKRQAQDAASLAKIAKELENAKGELAVTLQAKNSAIGRADEAEKIAEASAKKMETLMEEVTRLKSEMDSRGEAAAEIISKLRSEASELRAELQRAMVFEEKLARAEEVVEGLNVDIAYSKRAEMDSDQSAQRWKAKVAALEARLTEITSLNKSKEEALVSLTKSFDDTHAQLVQLREKMALSEREAGQYKEGFLETNSRLEVAKKEASGLQAVIDSLRSEHELLNEAHRQVINNEKAASVQFSMLAGDKARLQLELDGAREEKDKAKKAVEDLAAALRQVSSEAREAKERVLAKQSELEHVQLQMSELKKMMKDAEDKYQLVHDESNCLKKIVQRMESEAKIFQDDHTSKEAGFAEMLRRSEEEASSARSEMNKLMGSLAAAEKQVEELNAERTKHIHEMKGIDQNTMDASSSAQQPVVVDENSRLKDLLSSKEKEVLALDNQVTELRLREMAALAKAEELSKSLAEATARKAGEEEAARGAQKSKALLAKDAKDDMAQLQNKLRLVESKITEANLSAEEEKIGSLRLKETLAEKEEELLSIARENEGLRTKEAAARAKADDLAALLIEATAMKGGDQPATRSTEKQPNVFMKMMCPPMDNVVRGDHEARKNSDRAVQVLEEIKHVEMETVKQVKHERDEDVSVEANSLENSKIIEDDLSKEMRADGVDEIESSDDGDDIESQGEEGAADQMDGLLMHGPSSSFKKEQHIQKKKKKALLKKFGSMLRKKAHFTKLRNHS